One window of Gavia stellata isolate bGavSte3 chromosome Z, bGavSte3.hap2, whole genome shotgun sequence genomic DNA carries:
- the RAD1 gene encoding cell cycle checkpoint protein RAD1, protein MPLSTQPPASGEPYVLAASLDNARHLSSLLRAVHFQDHATCFATANGLRVTVEDAKCIQANAFIQAEIFQEFAVQEESVTFRINLSVLLDCLTIFGTSSLPGTATALRMCYRGYGYPLMLFLEEGGVVTVCKINTQEPDELLDFDFCSTKVVNKIILQSEGLREAFAELDMTSEVLQITMSPDKPYFRLSTFGNAGSAHLDYPRDSDLMEAFHCNQTQTNRYKISLLKPSTKALALSCKVSIRTDAQGFLSLQYMIRNEDGQVCFVEYYCCPDEDITEAEL, encoded by the exons ATGCCGCTCTCCACGCAGCCGCCCGCCAGCGGCGAACCGTACGTGCTGGCCGCCAGCCTGGACAACGCCCGCCACCTCTCCAGCCTCCTCAGGGCCGTCCACTTCCAGGACCACGCCACCTGCTTCGCCACGGCCAACGGTCTCAGGGTGACGGTGGAGGACGCCAAATGCATCCAGGCCAACGCCTTCATCCAG GCAGAAATTTTTCAGGAATTTGCTGTTCAGGAGGAATCTGTGACGTTCCGGATCAACTTGTCTGTTCTTCTTGACTGCTTGACCATTTTTGGTACCAGTTCTTTGCCAG gaaCAGCAACAGCCCTTAGGATGTGTTACCGTGGTTACGGTTATCCCTTGATGCTGTTCTTGGAAGAAGGAGGAGTAGTGACAGTGTGCAAAATTAACACTCAAGAACCTGATGAGTTGTTAGACTTTGATTTCTGCAGTACAAAGGTTGTTAATAAAATCATCCTGCAGTCGGAGGGGCTACGAGAAGCATTTGCCGAACTGGATATGACCAGTGAAGTTCTGCAGATTACCATGTCTCCAGATAAACCCTACTTCAG GTTATCCACTTTTGGAAATGCAGGAAGTGCACATCTGGACTACCCTAGGGACTCTGATTTGATGGAAGCATTCCACTGTAACCAGACCCAGACAAACAG gTACAAGATTTCTTTGCTTAAACCGTCTACAAAGGCACTGGCTTTATCTTGTAAAGTGTCCATTCGAACAGACGCTCAAGGATTTCTTTCACTGCAGTATATGATTAGGAATGAAGATGGACAGGTCTGTTTTGTGGAATACTATTGTTGCCCTGATGAGGATATTACTGAAGCAGAACTGTAG
- the BRIX1 gene encoding ribosome biogenesis protein BRX1 homolog, protein MAAAKRKHDAPAARPKKRAKRAPSAPEPDAKPGSDRTGPEEYSIPPPVSQGKWKNKERVLIFSSRGINFRTRHLMQDLRTLMPHSKADTKMDRKDQLFVINEVCEMKNCNKCIFFEAKKKQDLYMWLSNTPQGPSAKFLVQNVHTLAELKMTGNCLRGSRPLLSFDPTFDKEPHYALLKELFIQIFSTPQYHPKSQPFVDHVFTFTVTDERIWFRNYQIIEEDASLVEIGPRFVLNLIKIFQGSFGGPTLYENPHYQSPNMHRRLIRLSVAAKFREKQQVKEVQKIKKTGSKVLIEEDPTEVVFETPAEEKPVEIQLVKPESKPIVKDKKKPRKIQRKKQKKLFRTEASA, encoded by the exons ATGGCGGCGGCCAAGAGGAAGCACGACGCTCCGGCTGCGCGGCCGAAGAAGCGAGCTAAGAGGGCCCCGAGCGCGCCCGAGCCGGATGCCAAGCCGGGATCGGACCGGACGGGCCCAGAGGAGTACAGCATCCCGCCGCCGGTCTCACAG GGTAAATGGAAAAACAAGGAGCGAgtgcttattttctcttctcGTGGAATTAATTTCAGAACAAGGCACCTAATGCAAGACTTAAGGACATTGATGCCTCACTCTAAAGCAG ATACTAAAATGGACCGTAAAGACCAGTTGTTTGTGATTAATGAG GTGTGCGAAATGAAAAACTGCAATAAGTGCATCTTTtttgaagcaaaaaagaaacaggatcTCTATATGTG GCTTTCAAATACACCACAGGGACCATCAGCTAAATTCTTAGTGCAGAACG TTCACACACTGGCTGAATTGAAGATGACAGGAAACTGCCTAAGGGGCTCACGGCCCCTTTTGTCTTTTGATCCG aCATTTGACAAGGAGCCACACTATGCCCTGCTAAAAGAATTGTTTATTCAG ATATTTAGTACACCACAGTATCACCCTAAAAGCCAGCCTTTTGTAGATCATGTTTTCACCTTCACTGTTACAGACGAGAGGATTTGGTTTCGGAATTATCAG ATAATAGAAGAAGATGCATCTCTAGTAGAAATTGGGCCTCGTTTTGTCCTGAACCTCATAAAAATCTTCCAAGGTAGCTTTGGAGGACCAACTCTATATGAAAATCCCCATTACCAGTCCCCAAATATG CATCGACGGCTGATAAGATTGTCAGTGGCAGCTAAGTTCAGAGAGAAACAGCAAGTGAAGGAGGTGCAAAAGATTAAGAAAACAGGAAGTAAGGTGCTTATTGAAGAAGATCCCACTGAAGTAGTCTTTGAAACTCCAGCTGAAGAAAAGCCAGTGGAAATACAGCTCGTGAAACCAGAGTCAAAGCCAATTGTTAAAGATAAAAAGAAGCCACGCAAAATtcaaaggaagaagcaaaaaaagcttttcagaactGAAGCGTCAGCATAA